A single genomic interval of Caretta caretta isolate rCarCar2 chromosome 23, rCarCar1.hap1, whole genome shotgun sequence harbors:
- the TSEN34 gene encoding tRNA-splicing endonuclease subunit Sen34 isoform X2 has protein sequence MIRIHVLEGAALVWSVEDAREIRERFRLVGTLVGALARKPRQNARLGLPLQLLPEEARLLAELGAAVLVRGTEIQPPAEGEEPTQASEVEAYQRELEESYQEQQRLAGAERGALLARLAERIAQGRARRREQRGETPDTAEDSGLLDSPFVLPRGSMMVQLPTARRHPGQVERVDWTSPSPDWPHAGCPAHEARYRVFRELWGRGYYLSGGSKFGGDFLVYPGDPLRFHAHYIALCCPQGAPLPLRTLVAAARLGTGVKKTLLLCSPGPSGALAFTSLQWSGLQ, from the exons ATGATCCGGATCCACGTGCTGGAGGGGGCGGCTCTCGTGTGGAGCGTGGAGGACGCCAGGGAGATCCGTGAGCGGTTCCGGCTGGTGGGGACCCTGGTGGGGGCGCTGGCCCGCAAGCCCCGGCAGAACGCCCGCCTgggcctccccctgcagctgctccccGAGGAGGCCCGGCTGCTTGCCGAGCTGGGCGCAGCCGTCCTGGTGAGGGGCACCGAGATCCAGCCCCCGGCGGAGGGGGAGGAACCGACCCAG GCGTCCGAGGTGGAGGCCTACCAGCGGGAGCTGGAGGAGAGCTACCAGGAGCAGCAGcgcctggctggggcagagaggggggccCTGCTGGCCCGGCTGGCCGAGCGCATCGCCCAGGGCCGAGCCCGTCGCAGAGAGCAGCGCGGGGAGAcgccag ACACTGCGGAGGATTCGGGGCTCCTGGATTCGCCCTTCGTCCTGCCCCGGGGCTCCATGATGGTCCAGCTGCCCACGGCCCGGCGGCACCCGGGGCAGGTCGAGCGGGTGGACTGGACCTCCCCCTCCCCGGACTGGCCTCACGCCGGCTGCCCGGCCCACGAGGCCCGGTACCGCGTCTTCCgcgagctgtggggcaggggatacTACCTGTCCGGAGGGAGCAAGTTTGGGGGAGACTTCCTTGTGTACCCAG GCGACCCCCTGCGGTTCCATGCCCACTACATCGCGCTGTGCTGCCCTCAGGGGGCCCCCCTCCCGCTCCGCACCCTGGTGGCAGCCGCCCGCCTGGGCACCGGCGTCAAGAAGACCCTGCTGCTCTGCTCGCCAGGCCCGAGCGGCGCCCTCGCCTTCACCTCTCTGCAGTGGAGCGGGCTGCAGTGA